In Halobaculum magnesiiphilum, the following proteins share a genomic window:
- a CDS encoding SDR family oxidoreductase yields the protein MTRTVLITGCSSGIGRASAEAFLEEEWTVYATARNPADIQTLGDHDDCRIATLDVTDGEDIERVVDRILDEEGRIDALVNNAGYGQFGPIEDVPTDTVRDQFEVNVYGPHRLIREVLPAMRRREDGAIVNVSSAAGRVSFPGGGVYCGSKHALEAMSDALRNEVREYGITVSLIEPGPVETGFEERVESEIDGLDRSGAYESFYDLVEDYDAIGGGGFGAVEPERVAEDVVDAASSTKPPARYPVGPLATVAEVGRLVPTRIADSLWSFASKLS from the coding sequence ATGACCAGGACCGTGCTCATCACGGGGTGCTCGTCCGGCATCGGGCGGGCGAGCGCCGAGGCGTTCCTCGAGGAGGAGTGGACGGTGTACGCGACCGCGCGAAACCCGGCCGACATCCAGACGCTCGGCGACCACGACGACTGCAGGATCGCGACGCTCGACGTGACCGACGGGGAGGACATCGAGCGCGTCGTCGACCGGATCCTCGACGAGGAGGGGCGCATCGACGCGCTCGTAAACAACGCCGGCTACGGCCAGTTCGGACCGATCGAGGACGTGCCGACCGACACCGTCCGCGACCAGTTCGAGGTGAACGTGTACGGCCCCCACCGGCTGATCCGCGAGGTGCTGCCCGCGATGCGCCGCCGCGAGGACGGCGCCATCGTGAACGTCTCCTCGGCGGCCGGCCGGGTCTCGTTCCCCGGCGGCGGCGTCTACTGCGGCTCGAAGCACGCGCTGGAGGCGATGAGCGACGCCCTCCGCAACGAGGTCCGCGAGTACGGGATCACCGTCTCGCTGATCGAGCCCGGGCCCGTCGAGACCGGGTTCGAGGAGCGCGTCGAGTCCGAGATCGACGGCCTCGACCGCTCGGGCGCCTACGAGTCCTTCTACGATCTCGTCGAGGACTACGACGCCATCGGCGGCGGCGGGTTCGGGGCAGTCGAGCCCGAGCGCGTCGCCGAGGACGTCGTCGACGCCGCGAGCTCGACGAAGCCGCCCGCTCGCTACCCCGTCGGCCCGCTCGCGACGGTCGCGGAGGTCGGCCGGCTCGTCCCGACCCGGATCGCCGACTCGCTGTGGTCGTTCGCGTCGAAGCTGTCGTGA